A genomic segment from Hymenobacter cellulosilyticus encodes:
- a CDS encoding T9SS type A sorting domain-containing protein, whose product MRFYGLTTELDRLHSADATVSATTLKATQYSGANEDCVLSNNDFGTGEWRLLNTAVNAPGAGVPWFVAEVAVTDHFSEFYLQGGNGPLPVELVSFRAERRGSAALLRWSTAQELNNERFEVQVSEDGRIFQTIGQVAGMGTSSRSHAYQWSDPYLQQYGSALVYYRLRQVDTDGTADLSPVRSVQVPDKAPQLTVWPNPLREKLQVTGLAPGQRVEILDALGRVMAGGIMPLAGPLSLPLPVPLPAGVYIVRGQGKTCKVVVQ is encoded by the coding sequence GTGCGCTTTTACGGCCTGACCACCGAACTGGACCGCCTACACTCGGCCGACGCGACAGTCAGCGCTACAACCCTTAAGGCCACGCAGTACAGCGGGGCCAACGAGGACTGCGTCTTAAGCAACAACGACTTCGGCACCGGCGAATGGCGCCTCCTGAACACGGCCGTCAATGCGCCCGGGGCCGGGGTACCCTGGTTTGTAGCCGAGGTAGCGGTGACGGACCACTTCTCAGAGTTTTACCTGCAGGGGGGCAACGGCCCGTTGCCGGTCGAGCTGGTGTCATTCAGGGCTGAGCGCCGGGGTAGTGCAGCGCTGCTACGGTGGTCAACAGCCCAGGAGCTCAACAATGAACGCTTTGAGGTTCAGGTATCGGAGGACGGTCGTATCTTCCAAACAATTGGCCAGGTTGCCGGTATGGGCACCTCGTCCAGGTCACATGCTTACCAGTGGAGCGACCCGTATCTGCAGCAGTACGGCTCAGCCCTAGTTTACTACCGCCTGCGGCAAGTAGATACTGACGGCACGGCCGATCTGAGCCCGGTGCGTAGTGTCCAGGTGCCGGACAAAGCTCCACAGCTTACTGTATGGCCAAATCCCCTGCGAGAAAAGCTACAGGTGACGGGCCTTGCGCCGGGCCAGAGAGTGGAAATACTGGATGCATTAGGCCGTGTCATGGCTGGCGGTATCATGCCGCTTGCAGGGCCCCTTTCTCTGCCCTTACCTGTACCTCTTCCCGCCGGTGTGTATATAGTGCGTGGACAAGGCAAGACGTGCAAAGTGGTGGTGCAATAG
- a CDS encoding ferritin-like protein — MTQYYLLAKDGIPNFSQESTSDWFMLSYTPKVNWDLPVPPAELARKFYFVDHQTVLRTELQVVLANVGVPSVEGAENAVEFAIGLLRLAAEVEHALMVQYLYAAFSVANGPAVDGINYREKILDVAIQEMGHLATVQNILILLGGPEAVYMQRDVMRQASAKNPIPFVLEPISLAALAKYVAAEKPAVVPADVAEKVDRLVKLAAESVGGDTHRVGAIYGVLQSLFDTGERILPELAHLPFNPRLNDADLRPKQEVSAYQATREEWEADENSFLLIEAFDCASAQAAISQIAEQGEGLSDRSDSHFSEFLEMAEAYEQGPLRDMVTDLPISPTLGAHGGEGEHLLRILTPRFGAGYLACNTAR, encoded by the coding sequence TTGACGCAATATTATCTGCTGGCAAAAGACGGTATACCTAATTTTTCGCAAGAATCGACATCCGACTGGTTTATGTTGTCCTACACTCCCAAAGTCAACTGGGACTTGCCTGTCCCTCCGGCAGAACTTGCTCGGAAATTTTATTTTGTCGATCACCAAACAGTACTTCGAACGGAACTGCAGGTTGTTCTGGCAAACGTAGGCGTGCCTTCTGTAGAAGGAGCCGAAAATGCCGTGGAATTTGCCATAGGCCTGCTTCGATTAGCTGCCGAGGTCGAGCATGCACTGATGGTGCAATACCTGTATGCGGCATTTTCTGTTGCCAATGGCCCTGCGGTCGACGGCATCAATTACCGCGAGAAAATACTGGACGTAGCCATCCAAGAAATGGGGCACTTAGCCACTGTTCAAAATATTCTTATTCTACTTGGCGGTCCGGAGGCAGTGTACATGCAACGCGACGTGATGCGTCAAGCAAGTGCTAAGAATCCCATTCCATTCGTACTAGAACCTATTTCGCTGGCGGCATTAGCTAAATACGTGGCCGCTGAAAAACCAGCTGTGGTGCCGGCCGATGTTGCTGAGAAGGTGGATCGACTGGTAAAGCTAGCCGCTGAATCGGTTGGGGGGGATACGCACCGTGTAGGAGCCATATACGGTGTTTTGCAATCATTATTCGACACAGGTGAAAGAATTCTGCCGGAGCTAGCTCATTTACCCTTCAACCCTCGCTTGAATGATGCGGACCTTCGGCCCAAGCAAGAAGTGAGCGCTTATCAAGCAACGCGCGAAGAGTGGGAGGCTGATGAAAATTCCTTCTTGTTAATTGAAGCCTTCGACTGTGCCAGTGCCCAAGCAGCCATCAGCCAAATTGCTGAGCAGGGCGAGGGATTATCGGACCGCAGCGATTCTCATTTCTCCGAATTTCTGGAAATGGCTGAGGCTTACGAGCAAGGGCCACTACGGGATATGGTAACCGACTTGCCTATCTCTCCAACTTTGGGTGCGCATGGCGGCGAGGGGGAACACTTATTACGCATACTTACACCGCGCTTTGGGGCCGGGTATTTAGCTTGCAATACAGCTCGCTAA
- a CDS encoding LodA/GoxA family CTQ-dependent oxidase: protein MKSYRIFPSIGLARLGEAPNFFLGPEVPGAGVAELLPDGGRGPLTHHKDASLTKIRKQGARFHLFESTDGVTWQPAVLPDTAQVTWSVSLVNKKAAVERPEDPPTAPMHPQVPAGNASMVIDGGRRTISGLNQKSAPFAGKFATTDANGQLYQVDVELGQLFTDAQGRLIVVGGRGFSSAPEGTPLGRSYYHNPKWHDDVADGPVRAEIRLAPGEAPIEADGGAWVVVGPPDYAPGIDCVVTLFDVLHQLGISFFRLPADQVPSYDRDIAPLVARVRRLQWVHDDAQWTDPRLSDPRLRSRASTDQPLREAVKELILATEDVFEGHTLPTGPPFELRSFQKTMLSKWVEGDFDDTPVAQEATLTAAGLTRAALEGAAGQGLCPGIEAGILMLDPNIYFQPFDYRIDHATVKPGDLTALMAQPWQADFVKCNTEWWPTQRPDFAPQADGGKEEWMRGIQGPKRHTLLVQKSGQLGLVVRQGPDEVFVEVERAANL, encoded by the coding sequence ATGAAATCGTACCGCATTTTTCCCTCAATCGGCCTAGCCCGTTTGGGCGAGGCTCCTAATTTTTTTCTAGGACCTGAAGTGCCAGGCGCGGGCGTTGCCGAATTGTTGCCTGATGGCGGGCGCGGTCCGTTAACTCATCACAAGGATGCTAGCCTCACCAAGATCCGCAAGCAAGGTGCCCGGTTCCATTTATTTGAATCAACGGACGGGGTCACATGGCAACCGGCTGTGCTGCCCGATACAGCGCAGGTTACTTGGTCGGTTTCCTTAGTCAACAAGAAGGCAGCGGTAGAACGCCCTGAAGACCCGCCAACGGCTCCGATGCACCCCCAAGTGCCGGCCGGTAATGCTTCCATGGTCATTGACGGAGGTAGGCGAACAATTTCTGGACTGAACCAGAAAAGCGCACCTTTTGCGGGAAAATTCGCTACCACCGACGCTAACGGTCAATTGTACCAAGTTGATGTGGAGCTAGGACAATTGTTCACCGATGCTCAGGGCCGGCTTATCGTCGTGGGTGGGCGGGGCTTCTCCAGTGCACCCGAGGGTACTCCCCTCGGAAGGTCTTATTACCACAATCCTAAATGGCACGACGATGTGGCCGACGGACCGGTGCGCGCCGAAATCAGACTTGCGCCCGGCGAGGCTCCCATCGAGGCCGACGGCGGCGCTTGGGTTGTGGTTGGCCCGCCTGACTATGCGCCTGGAATCGACTGCGTGGTGACCTTATTCGATGTACTACACCAACTAGGTATCTCCTTTTTCAGGTTGCCCGCCGATCAGGTTCCTTCTTACGATCGTGATATTGCTCCGTTGGTGGCTCGGGTCCGCCGATTGCAGTGGGTGCATGATGATGCTCAATGGACAGACCCTCGATTAAGCGACCCTCGATTGCGGAGCCGTGCCTCAACGGATCAACCCCTGCGAGAAGCTGTCAAAGAGTTAATTCTGGCAACCGAAGATGTGTTCGAAGGCCATACTCTTCCTACAGGGCCACCATTTGAGCTCCGCAGCTTTCAAAAAACAATGCTAAGCAAGTGGGTTGAGGGTGACTTTGATGACACACCCGTAGCTCAGGAGGCAACGTTGACTGCGGCGGGGCTTACTCGGGCCGCCTTGGAAGGGGCCGCTGGGCAAGGATTATGCCCCGGAATCGAGGCTGGTATATTGATGCTCGATCCTAACATTTACTTTCAGCCCTTTGACTACCGAATTGATCACGCGACAGTAAAACCTGGTGACTTAACAGCGTTGATGGCACAGCCTTGGCAAGCTGATTTCGTTAAATGTAACACTGAATGGTGGCCAACTCAACGCCCTGATTTCGCCCCACAGGCCGATGGGGGCAAGGAAGAGTGGATGCGAGGAATACAAGGACCGAAGCGCCATACCTTGTTGGTGCAGAAATCGGGGCAATTAGGTTTGGTAGTGCGCCAGGGCCCGGATGAGGTTTTTGTTGAGGTAGAGCGCGCGGCAAATCTCTGA
- a CDS encoding NAD(P)/FAD-dependent oxidoreductase, protein MAALPIAVLGSGPAGSACAIELLRLGHAVVLIDRGAEGKERRGETCGPRVEQMLLGQGTAFTATCHHSFDLYSSAWGTSVMEGRQIAFWQAGVGSVLDRSTLHNDLVASACAAGAVVLSDCHVQVAQWTGRQWVLQGMQGGKTWKLAARFVVEATGRQSSSVCQPDAKRVFLDKLQCLVTEFAAVEDGPSGWLSNQPRLGGGIQLGCLQVAGY, encoded by the coding sequence ATGGCAGCACTACCAATTGCGGTACTGGGTAGCGGGCCTGCAGGTAGTGCCTGCGCCATAGAACTGCTAAGATTAGGGCATGCCGTGGTGTTGATCGACAGGGGTGCTGAGGGTAAGGAGCGCCGCGGCGAAACATGCGGTCCACGGGTTGAACAAATGCTTCTTGGGCAAGGCACTGCATTCACTGCTACATGTCATCACTCTTTTGATTTGTATTCTTCTGCGTGGGGAACCAGTGTTATGGAAGGGCGCCAAATAGCTTTCTGGCAGGCAGGAGTGGGTAGTGTACTTGACCGCAGTACCCTCCATAACGACTTAGTAGCTAGTGCCTGTGCCGCTGGGGCCGTTGTGCTGTCCGATTGTCACGTGCAGGTCGCCCAATGGACCGGGCGGCAATGGGTATTACAAGGCATGCAAGGCGGTAAAACGTGGAAACTAGCTGCGCGCTTTGTAGTCGAAGCAACCGGACGCCAATCTAGCTCTGTTTGTCAACCCGACGCCAAACGGGTCTTCCTAGACAAGTTGCAATGTTTGGTTACGGAATTTGCTGCCGTGGAAGATGGTCCCTCGGGGTGGTTATCGAATCAGCCGAGGTTGGGTGGTGGTATACAGTTAGGCTGCCTGCAGGTCGCCGGGTACTAG
- a CDS encoding T9SS type A sorting domain-containing protein: MTKLVDAGVTSRLAWVQQAGGPQTDALSTITLTSAGIQVVGMVQPPNVNFGPLAISSASTVSTGFFATLAEPITLVAKARGVLPGLVMYPNPASNHVVIRLPAVPGAPTATLILTDAVGRVVRTTTLPLPATGLRHELPLLSLTSGLYTLRVQAGTQQATQILAVE, translated from the coding sequence GTGACCAAACTCGTGGATGCTGGCGTCACCAGCCGGTTGGCCTGGGTGCAACAAGCCGGAGGCCCTCAGACGGATGCTTTATCCACTATTACCCTGACTAGCGCTGGTATTCAGGTCGTGGGCATGGTGCAGCCTCCCAACGTCAACTTTGGACCTTTAGCTATCAGCAGTGCTTCCACTGTTTCTACTGGTTTTTTTGCCACTCTGGCCGAGCCCATTACTCTAGTAGCGAAGGCCCGAGGCGTATTGCCCGGTCTGGTCATGTACCCTAATCCAGCTTCTAACCATGTAGTCATTCGCCTGCCAGCAGTGCCAGGTGCCCCAACTGCTACTCTCATCCTCACCGATGCAGTGGGCCGCGTAGTACGGACCACCACTCTGCCCCTACCAGCTACGGGCCTGCGCCATGAGTTGCCCTTGCTTAGCCTCACCTCCGGCCTATACACCCTACGAGTGCAGGCTGGTACCCAGCAGGCTACCCAAATCCTTGCGGTAGAGTAG
- a CDS encoding AbrB/MazE/SpoVT family DNA-binding domain-containing protein, with translation MNTRLIRVGNSQGIVLPKKLLLQYHLSGEVDLQPTPEGLLITPVRKPRRQGWDEQFQRALAQGQAPEGELLEGFSDEAFEETEWQW, from the coding sequence ATGAACACGCGCCTGATTCGAGTCGGCAATTCCCAGGGAATTGTGCTACCCAAGAAATTACTGCTGCAGTATCACCTCAGCGGTGAGGTAGATCTGCAGCCCACGCCCGAGGGGTTGCTCATCACGCCGGTTCGCAAACCCCGCCGCCAAGGCTGGGACGAGCAGTTTCAGCGCGCCCTTGCCCAGGGTCAGGCGCCGGAGGGTGAGTTGCTGGAGGGATTCTCGGATGAAGCCTTTGAGGAGACGGAATGGCAGTGGTAG
- a CDS encoding type II toxin-antitoxin system PemK/MazF family toxin, with product MAVVAVHRFEVWLVNLDPTQGSEINKTRPCVVLSPDEMNRYLRTVTIAALTSTQREYPSRVDCTFQGKQGQVALDHIRSVDKTRLVRRLGVLPQATAEQVCDRLLEIFQY from the coding sequence ATGGCAGTGGTAGCCGTGCACCGCTTCGAGGTGTGGCTTGTTAACCTCGACCCGACCCAGGGCAGCGAAATCAACAAGACCCGGCCCTGCGTGGTGCTCTCCCCCGACGAGATGAACCGCTACCTGCGTACGGTGACCATCGCCGCGTTAACCAGCACCCAGCGCGAGTACCCTTCCCGGGTGGACTGCACCTTTCAGGGCAAACAGGGGCAAGTGGCACTCGATCACATTCGCTCTGTGGATAAAACCCGCTTGGTGCGCCGCTTAGGGGTATTGCCCCAAGCCACTGCTGAGCAGGTATGCGACCGGTTGCTGGAGATTTTCCAGTACTGA
- a CDS encoding T9SS type A sorting domain-containing protein, with product MRFVPALAQLYSATLPVASTDVPTQEPITVSGTGVAPIYPATVQSAPVTAITATQATAGGTISNEGNSTVTERGVVYSTSANPTLSDESTVDGAGSGSFTSTLMGLKPNTRYVVRAYATNEVGTSYGQEISFTTAPVALAAEPTQSSTLTASELTPTSVLLTASGGTGSKRLFLATQSADLLSVPTDGTTYAGNSTVGQGDQPAPGIYVVAAGPATSVTITGLQPNTEYTFAVFDYNDDNTTGAENYRTQDPGKRTLTTPEQPAQLLLEENFLYAAAERLTDHGWNAHSAAGTNPVLVSSAGLSRSDYNATGGNAAALTGTGEDVHRTFAPVAAGTPVYASFLVQVNSAPGTDYFFHLGPDPISTTFRARVLVKPAATTGKIQFGVSGSGTTAVYDPTEYELGTSYLLVVRYNFGSTGTETRLYVNPGVSEPAGSNATSAEAASSSPANIGSVALRQGSSTSPLLLDGLRVGTTFAVVRQQVPAPLPVQLVAFTGQVQQRSVVLRWATAQELQNDRFEVERAQGDGQIFTRIATVAGRGTTTAASTYAYTDADVVRPGQQLRYRLRQVDHDGKATYSPVVVLSAPAAGQGQALRALPNPARDQVRLEGATADVAQLLDLTGRLLRTVNAAESISLQGLTPGIYIIRCGTGTTRLQVE from the coding sequence GTGCGCTTCGTACCCGCGCTGGCTCAGCTCTATTCAGCCACGCTGCCAGTTGCATCTACGGACGTTCCCACGCAAGAGCCCATCACCGTATCGGGTACCGGCGTGGCGCCCATCTACCCGGCCACCGTGCAATCGGCCCCCGTCACAGCCATTACAGCGACCCAGGCCACAGCCGGCGGCACGATTAGCAACGAGGGTAATTCGACAGTCACCGAGCGCGGCGTGGTCTACAGTACATCGGCCAATCCGACGCTCAGCGACGAATCTACCGTGGACGGGGCGGGTAGCGGCTCCTTTACTAGCACACTGATGGGCTTAAAGCCCAACACGCGCTACGTGGTGCGGGCCTACGCCACTAACGAGGTCGGAACCAGCTACGGCCAGGAGATTTCCTTTACCACGGCCCCCGTAGCCCTGGCTGCGGAGCCCACCCAATCCTCGACGCTCACGGCCAGCGAGCTGACCCCTACCTCCGTGCTGCTCACGGCCAGCGGCGGCACAGGCAGCAAGCGCCTGTTTCTGGCCACCCAGTCGGCTGACCTGCTGAGCGTGCCCACTGATGGGACGACCTACGCGGGCAACTCTACCGTGGGCCAGGGCGACCAGCCGGCCCCGGGCATCTATGTCGTAGCGGCTGGCCCGGCCACCAGCGTGACGATTACGGGCCTGCAGCCCAACACAGAGTATACCTTTGCCGTCTTCGACTACAATGACGACAACACGACGGGGGCTGAAAACTACCGCACCCAGGACCCGGGCAAGCGTACGCTGACCACACCCGAGCAGCCGGCTCAGCTGCTGTTGGAGGAAAACTTCCTCTACGCGGCCGCGGAGCGATTGACAGACCACGGCTGGAACGCCCACAGCGCCGCCGGCACAAACCCCGTGCTGGTGAGTTCGGCTGGCCTGAGCCGTTCGGACTACAACGCCACAGGCGGCAACGCGGCGGCCCTGACTGGCACGGGTGAGGACGTGCACCGCACGTTTGCCCCCGTGGCGGCCGGCACGCCGGTCTATGCTTCCTTCCTGGTGCAGGTTAACAGCGCGCCCGGGACCGACTACTTCTTCCATTTGGGGCCGGATCCGATCAGCACGACCTTCCGGGCCCGGGTGCTGGTCAAGCCGGCGGCCACGACGGGCAAGATCCAGTTTGGTGTCAGCGGCAGCGGGACCACGGCCGTGTATGATCCGACCGAGTACGAGCTGGGCACCTCCTACCTGCTGGTCGTGCGCTACAACTTCGGCAGCACGGGCACGGAAACGCGCCTGTACGTGAATCCGGGCGTTTCGGAGCCCGCCGGCAGCAATGCGACCAGCGCGGAAGCGGCCTCCTCGTCCCCGGCCAACATCGGCTCAGTGGCCCTGCGCCAGGGTAGCTCGACCTCGCCGCTGCTGCTGGATGGACTGCGCGTGGGCACCACCTTTGCCGTGGTGCGCCAGCAGGTGCCGGCTCCCTTGCCCGTGCAACTGGTTGCCTTCACCGGCCAGGTGCAGCAGCGCTCGGTGGTGCTGCGCTGGGCCACGGCCCAGGAACTGCAGAACGACCGCTTTGAAGTCGAGCGGGCCCAGGGAGACGGGCAGATCTTCACCCGCATAGCGACGGTAGCCGGCCGGGGCACCACGACGGCCGCCAGCACCTACGCCTACACGGATGCAGACGTCGTGCGGCCTGGGCAACAGCTCCGCTACCGCCTGCGCCAGGTAGACCACGATGGAAAGGCCACCTACTCGCCGGTTGTCGTGCTCTCGGCACCGGCTGCCGGCCAGGGCCAGGCTTTGCGGGCCCTGCCCAATCCGGCCCGGGACCAGGTACGCCTGGAAGGCGCGACGGCCGATGTGGCCCAGTTGCTGGATCTGACCGGCCGCCTGTTGCGCACGGTCAACGCCGCAGAGTCCATCTCGCTCCAGGGCCTTACCCCAGGCATCTATATTATCCGCTGCGGGACTGGCACCACTCGCCTGCAGGTCGAGTAA
- a CDS encoding HNH endonuclease codes for MRAPLKIVLRAHCPHGYVFLPDDPYLVKSWAGHVCQVCSTPSPSRQRTRRNDARPPLPVEQRFWAKVEKTDSCWNWTGALNKAGYGVTRGQVTPAAPKGAVRKAPWISYELVHGPVPDGLPLLHACQNRRCVNPAHLVLGMLQDRPAKGRRKEARTHCPQGHEFTAENSYFQQKKRSCRHCTSERTRAFRARKKAGQSG; via the coding sequence ATGAGAGCTCCTTTGAAAATTGTATTACGCGCCCATTGTCCTCATGGGTATGTGTTTTTGCCCGATGACCCGTACTTGGTGAAGAGTTGGGCCGGCCACGTATGCCAAGTCTGCTCGACACCTTCTCCGAGCAGGCAGCGGACTCGCCGGAATGACGCGCGGCCACCCTTACCTGTTGAGCAACGGTTCTGGGCCAAAGTGGAGAAAACGGATTCCTGCTGGAACTGGACGGGTGCCTTGAATAAGGCCGGATATGGCGTGACTCGCGGCCAGGTCACCCCAGCGGCCCCCAAGGGCGCCGTGCGCAAGGCTCCCTGGATAAGCTACGAGTTGGTGCATGGTCCTGTACCCGACGGATTACCGCTGCTACACGCGTGCCAGAATCGCCGCTGCGTAAACCCCGCTCATTTAGTGCTTGGGATGCTGCAAGACCGCCCAGCCAAAGGGCGGCGTAAAGAAGCGAGAACCCATTGTCCGCAAGGGCACGAGTTCACCGCTGAGAATAGCTATTTCCAGCAGAAGAAGCGTTCGTGTCGCCACTGTACTAGTGAGCGTACTCGTGCGTTCCGTGCCCGCAAGAAAGCAGGGCAGTCGGGATAA
- a CDS encoding T9SS type A sorting domain-containing protein, producing MTLGGSSNERAYATALTPDGGYLVGGFSNSDIGDEKTQPRFDPVSDAWIIKLQGGLPTATTTATAATALHVSPNPAQMGRFTLHLADAAPRTGLRLSLLDATGRTVYAQALAPTSTQVPVVVGPQPAGLYLLRLEGPNGFLATQRLVLQ from the coding sequence ATGACCCTGGGCGGAAGTAGCAACGAGCGGGCGTATGCCACTGCGCTTACCCCAGATGGGGGCTATCTGGTTGGCGGGTTTTCAAACTCTGATATCGGGGACGAAAAAACGCAGCCTCGTTTTGACCCTGTTAGCGATGCGTGGATCATCAAGCTACAGGGCGGCCTCCCCACAGCTACAACGACTGCCACCGCCGCGACGGCCCTACACGTATCTCCCAATCCGGCACAGATGGGCCGCTTTACCCTGCATCTTGCCGATGCTGCTCCCCGCACAGGGCTGCGCCTCTCGCTGCTCGATGCCACGGGCCGTACCGTGTATGCTCAGGCACTGGCTCCCACCAGCACGCAGGTACCCGTAGTCGTGGGCCCACAGCCCGCCGGCTTGTACCTGTTACGACTGGAAGGCCCGAATGGCTTCTTGGCCACCCAGCGCCTAGTACTCCAGTAA
- a CDS encoding DUF3945 domain-containing protein yields MRAYLDQLKETGVAVGALTMERDPGGKLSGRFDVSYDPASSKLGQLEATLQGFKLVGNGLAVVEKPEQAAARRQEAGYDEGYEPPRSRQVKEAFGVKQWDALSAQLSAVPKHALTAPEQVQQHAASQRVEQVAQQQGKTTEQVIREAKSLFDIDTSGNPASAFLKNFYAHLNGGPKTRQTLEVDYEKTRQQLQTRLTQQVGAGPLPTAEQASSGPAPALKETMPTVAPADTPAGRAPMPHPSLLFESRDVPQHALDSLGLKSEELAASGQLHKLLRGEKTDLLPMAVAGRDGQEPVRFEGKMVLHREADGSATLKLELPQQQLVIPNEIGGQAITAEQREKLEKEGNAGLVRGLKDEQGREYNGYVAVDRTMNKVVVLPEHKVTLHDIVAGVPLSPEQSQDLREGKVVALANMVSGNGGPKFDGTVQVNAAKACLEVKPAAHELQQRQVSRKEQAKKATRAVTTAPAAEAPQVKTRGPRR; encoded by the coding sequence ATGCGGGCCTACCTCGACCAGCTTAAGGAAACCGGGGTGGCCGTCGGCGCGCTAACCATGGAACGCGACCCGGGCGGCAAGCTCAGCGGCCGATTTGACGTCAGCTACGACCCGGCCTCCAGCAAACTGGGCCAGCTGGAGGCCACCCTGCAGGGCTTTAAACTGGTGGGCAATGGCCTGGCGGTGGTCGAGAAGCCCGAGCAGGCCGCAGCCCGCCGGCAGGAAGCCGGCTACGATGAAGGGTACGAGCCCCCGCGCAGCCGGCAGGTAAAAGAGGCGTTTGGCGTGAAGCAGTGGGACGCGCTGAGTGCCCAGTTGTCGGCCGTGCCCAAGCACGCGCTCACGGCCCCGGAGCAGGTGCAGCAGCACGCCGCCAGCCAGCGGGTGGAGCAGGTTGCCCAGCAGCAGGGCAAGACCACGGAACAGGTTATCCGCGAAGCCAAAAGCCTGTTTGACATCGACACCAGCGGCAACCCGGCGTCGGCTTTCCTGAAGAACTTCTACGCCCATCTGAACGGCGGCCCGAAAACGCGGCAGACCCTGGAAGTCGACTACGAGAAGACCCGCCAGCAACTGCAGACCCGCTTAACCCAGCAAGTGGGTGCGGGTCCACTCCCAACTGCGGAGCAAGCCAGCAGCGGTCCGGCACCAGCGTTGAAGGAAACAATGCCAACAGTAGCACCTGCCGATACTCCGGCCGGTAGGGCACCGATGCCTCATCCTTCCCTTTTGTTTGAATCCCGTGATGTGCCTCAGCACGCGCTTGATTCTCTTGGGTTGAAATCGGAGGAGCTGGCCGCCAGCGGTCAGCTGCACAAGCTGCTGCGCGGCGAGAAAACGGACCTGCTGCCTATGGCTGTGGCGGGCCGGGATGGGCAGGAGCCCGTGCGCTTTGAGGGCAAGATGGTGCTGCACCGCGAAGCCGACGGCTCGGCTACGCTAAAGCTGGAGCTGCCCCAGCAGCAGCTGGTCATTCCCAACGAGATTGGCGGGCAGGCCATCACAGCGGAGCAGCGCGAAAAGCTGGAAAAAGAGGGCAATGCGGGCCTGGTCCGGGGGCTCAAAGACGAGCAGGGCCGGGAGTACAACGGCTACGTAGCCGTGGACCGGACTATGAATAAAGTGGTAGTACTGCCGGAGCACAAAGTAACTCTGCACGACATCGTAGCCGGTGTGCCGCTCAGCCCCGAACAAAGCCAGGACCTGCGCGAGGGCAAAGTGGTGGCGCTGGCCAACATGGTCAGCGGCAATGGCGGCCCGAAGTTCGACGGCACGGTCCAGGTGAATGCCGCCAAGGCCTGCCTGGAAGTAAAGCCCGCCGCCCACGAGCTTCAGCAGCGGCAGGTCTCGCGCAAGGAGCAAGCTAAGAAAGCCACCCGGGCAGTTACCACCGCGCCGGCAGCTGAAGCGCCTCAGGTCAAAACCCGAGGGCCCCGGCGCTAA